A stretch of Aedes aegypti strain LVP_AGWG chromosome 2, AaegL5.0 Primary Assembly, whole genome shotgun sequence DNA encodes these proteins:
- the LOC5573484 gene encoding uncharacterized protein LOC5573484: protein MITHWSCLLIAVGLMAFAGPALARQDTYLPRADIPGEELFNELADDVQKLHKEQLKLLQIVGNMAAKQQQEEELLQQEIQKQQQQNGDDSIGSLLDDLPAENPVKTLNRLTRLQEHPKPISSQKPREEKKSNHYMSLCHFKLCNMGRKRNTRYLSFWN, encoded by the exons ATGATTACACATTGGAGCTGCCTGCTGATAGCCGTGGGATTGATGGCATTTGCCGGTCCGGCGTTGGCTCGTCAGGACACGTACCTTCCCCGAGCCGATATCCCCGGCGAAGAGCTCTTCAACGAGCTGGCCGATGATGTACAAAAGCTGCACAAAGAACAGTTGAAGCTTTTGCAAATTGTGGGAAACATGGCCGCCAAGCAACAACAGGAAGAGGAACTGCTGCAGCAAGAGATACAAAAACAGCAGCAACAAAACGGAGACGATTCAATCGGATCCCTGCTGGACGACCTTCCGGCAGAGAACCCTGTCAAAACTTTGAACCGACTGACAAGGCTTCAGGAACATCCCAAACCGATAAGCTCGCAGAAGCCTAGGGAAGAGAAGAAAAGCAATCATT ATATGTCTCTGTGCCACTTTAAACTTTGCAACATGGGACGCAAGAGGAACACTCGGTACTTGAGCTT CTGGAACTAA